In Streptomyces durocortorensis, a genomic segment contains:
- a CDS encoding agmatine deiminase family protein: MAVTPAPAPFRMPPEWAPHERTWMAWPGPNPTFASGAELDEARHAWAAVARAVRRFEPVTMVVGPGQEEGAAALLGPDVELVLRPLDDAWMRDIGPTFVTDGRALAAVDWKFNGWGAQGWARWESDQHIARAVAELTGVPAHSSPLVNEGGAIHVDGEGTVLLTETVQLGKERNPEWTREQVEAEIHARLGTEKAIWLPRGLTGDYGTYGTLGHVDIVAAFVRPGTVVAHVQPDPAHPDHEVSRELLAVLRAATDARGRPLEVVEVPAPTVLRDEDGEWVDYSYINHYLCNDGVVLCAFDDPRDEEAAAIFRSLFPDRTVTLVDARTIFAGGGGIHCITQQQPRI, encoded by the coding sequence ATGGCAGTCACCCCGGCCCCCGCCCCCTTCCGCATGCCCCCCGAGTGGGCGCCCCACGAGCGCACCTGGATGGCCTGGCCGGGACCCAACCCCACCTTCGCCTCCGGCGCCGAGCTGGACGAGGCCCGCCACGCCTGGGCCGCCGTCGCCCGGGCCGTACGACGGTTCGAGCCCGTCACGATGGTCGTCGGGCCCGGGCAGGAGGAGGGCGCGGCGGCGCTCCTCGGGCCGGACGTGGAACTGGTCCTGCGGCCGCTCGACGACGCCTGGATGCGCGACATCGGGCCCACCTTCGTCACCGACGGCCGGGCGCTCGCCGCCGTCGACTGGAAGTTCAACGGCTGGGGCGCCCAGGGCTGGGCCCGCTGGGAGAGCGACCAGCACATCGCCCGGGCCGTCGCCGAGCTGACCGGTGTCCCCGCGCACAGCTCCCCGCTCGTCAACGAGGGCGGCGCGATCCACGTCGACGGCGAGGGCACCGTCCTGCTCACCGAGACCGTCCAGCTCGGCAAGGAGCGCAACCCCGAGTGGACCCGCGAGCAGGTCGAGGCGGAGATCCACGCCCGCCTCGGCACCGAGAAGGCCATCTGGCTGCCGCGCGGACTGACCGGTGACTACGGGACGTACGGCACGCTCGGCCATGTCGACATCGTCGCCGCCTTCGTCCGCCCGGGCACCGTCGTCGCCCACGTCCAGCCGGACCCGGCCCACCCCGACCACGAGGTCAGCCGGGAGCTCCTGGCCGTGCTGCGGGCCGCCACGGACGCCAGGGGGCGCCCGCTGGAGGTGGTCGAGGTGCCCGCGCCCACCGTGCTGCGCGACGAGGACGGGGAGTGGGTCGACTACTCCTACATCAACCACTACCTCTGCAACGACGGCGTGGTCCTCTGCGCCTTCGACGACCCGCGCGACGAGGAGGCGGCGGCGATCTTCCGGAGCCTGTTCCCAGACCGTACGGTGACCCTGGTCGATGCCCGTACGATCTTCGCCGGTGGTGGAGGCATCCACTGCATCACCCAGCAGCAGCCCAGGATCTGA
- a CDS encoding TetR/AcrR family transcriptional regulator: MTPAPRRTHHAAPPREDVLAAAMATIAERGLDGLTMAGLGREVGMSSGHLLYYFRTKDELLLQTLEWSENRLGAERRALLAGPGAARERLDAYIDLYLPAGHRDPHWTLWLEVWGRSQNADDEARARQAAIEGAWHRDLVALLAEGVSRGEFRAVDADRFAARLRALLDGFSVHVTVGIPGTGREQVLAQAAEFLDETLTAGAA; encoded by the coding sequence ATGACCCCCGCCCCCCGCCGCACCCACCACGCCGCACCGCCCCGCGAGGACGTCCTCGCCGCCGCCATGGCCACCATCGCCGAGCGCGGGCTCGACGGGCTGACCATGGCGGGGCTCGGGCGCGAGGTCGGGATGAGCAGCGGGCACCTGCTCTACTACTTCCGCACCAAGGACGAGCTGCTGCTCCAGACCCTGGAGTGGAGCGAGAACCGCCTCGGGGCCGAGCGCCGTGCCCTCCTCGCCGGACCGGGGGCCGCCCGCGAGCGGCTGGACGCGTACATCGACCTCTACCTGCCCGCCGGGCACCGCGACCCCCACTGGACGCTCTGGCTGGAGGTCTGGGGCCGCTCGCAGAACGCGGACGACGAGGCCAGGGCCCGGCAGGCCGCCATCGAGGGGGCCTGGCACCGGGACCTGGTCGCGCTGCTCGCCGAGGGGGTCTCGCGCGGGGAGTTCCGGGCGGTGGACGCCGACCGGTTCGCCGCCCGGCTGCGGGCGCTGCTGGACGGTTTCAGCGTCCATGTGACGGTGGGGATTCCGGGGACGGGCCGGGAGCAGGTGCTCGCCCAGGCCGCGGAGTTCCTGGACGAGACGCTGACGGCGGGCGCCGCGTGA
- the cimA gene encoding citramalate synthase, with translation MTTKANATDDSFHVFDTTLRDGAQREGINLTVADKLTIARHLDTFGVGYIEGGWPGANPRDTEFFARAQQEITFENAQLVAFGATRRAGGSAADDPQVKALLNSGAPVITLVAKAHDRHVELALRTTLDENLEMVRDTVSHLREQGRRVFVDCEHFFDGYRANASYAKSVVRTAHEAGAEVVILCDTNGGMLPAQIQAVVSTVIADTGARLGIHAQDDTGCAVANTLAAVDAGATHVQCTANGYGERVGNANLFPVVAALELKYGMKVLPEGALAEMTRISHAIAEVVNLTPSTHQPYVGVSAFAHKAGLHASAIKVDPDLYQHIDPELVGNTMRMLVSDMAGRASIELKGKELGVDLGDDRALVGRVVERVKERELKGYTYEAADASFELLLRGEVEGRARRYFRTESWRAIVEDRPDGTHANEATVKLWAKGERIVATAEGNGPVNALDRALRVALERIYPQLAKLELIDYKVRILEGRTGTESTTRVLITTGDGTGDWSTVGVAENVIAASWQALEDAYTYGLLRAGIEPTE, from the coding sequence ATGACCACCAAGGCCAACGCCACCGACGACAGTTTCCATGTCTTCGACACCACACTGCGCGACGGTGCTCAGCGTGAGGGCATCAACCTGACGGTCGCCGACAAGCTGACCATCGCCCGGCATCTGGACACCTTCGGGGTCGGCTACATCGAGGGCGGCTGGCCGGGGGCCAACCCGCGCGACACGGAGTTCTTCGCCCGCGCCCAGCAGGAGATCACGTTCGAGAACGCCCAGCTCGTGGCGTTCGGTGCGACCCGCAGGGCGGGCGGCAGCGCGGCCGACGACCCGCAGGTCAAGGCGCTTCTGAACTCCGGGGCCCCGGTGATCACGCTGGTCGCCAAGGCGCACGACCGCCATGTCGAGCTGGCCCTGCGCACCACGCTGGACGAGAACCTGGAGATGGTCCGCGACACCGTCTCCCACCTGCGCGAACAGGGCCGCCGCGTCTTCGTGGACTGCGAGCACTTCTTCGACGGCTACCGCGCCAACGCCTCGTACGCCAAGTCCGTGGTCCGTACCGCGCACGAGGCGGGCGCCGAGGTCGTCATCCTCTGCGACACCAACGGCGGCATGCTCCCCGCCCAGATCCAGGCCGTCGTCTCCACCGTCATCGCCGACACCGGCGCCCGGCTCGGCATCCACGCCCAGGACGACACCGGCTGCGCGGTCGCCAACACCCTGGCCGCCGTCGACGCGGGCGCCACCCACGTCCAGTGCACGGCCAACGGCTACGGCGAGCGCGTCGGCAACGCCAACCTCTTCCCGGTGGTCGCCGCCCTGGAGCTCAAGTACGGCATGAAGGTGCTGCCCGAGGGCGCCCTCGCCGAGATGACCCGGATCTCGCACGCCATCGCCGAGGTCGTCAACCTCACCCCCTCCACCCACCAGCCGTACGTGGGCGTCTCGGCCTTCGCTCACAAGGCCGGGCTGCACGCCTCCGCGATCAAGGTCGACCCCGACCTGTACCAGCACATCGACCCGGAGCTGGTCGGCAACACCATGCGGATGCTGGTCTCCGACATGGCGGGCCGCGCCTCCATCGAGCTGAAGGGCAAGGAGCTCGGCGTCGACCTCGGCGACGACCGCGCCCTGGTCGGCCGGGTCGTGGAGCGCGTCAAGGAACGCGAACTGAAGGGCTACACCTACGAGGCCGCCGACGCCTCCTTCGAGCTGCTGCTGCGCGGCGAGGTCGAGGGCCGGGCCCGGCGCTACTTCCGTACGGAGTCCTGGCGGGCCATCGTCGAGGACCGCCCCGACGGCACGCACGCCAACGAGGCCACCGTGAAGCTCTGGGCCAAGGGCGAGCGGATCGTCGCCACCGCCGAGGGCAACGGCCCGGTCAACGCCCTGGACCGGGCCCTGCGCGTCGCCCTGGAACGGATCTACCCGCAGCTCGCCAAGCTGGAGCTGATCGACTACAAGGTCCGCATCCTGGAGGGCCGCACCGGCACCGAGTCCACCACCCGGGTCCTGATCACCACGGGCGACGGCACGGGCGACTGGTCGACCGTGGGGGTCGCCGAGAACGTCATCGCCGCGTCCTGGCAGGCGCTGGAGGACGCGTACACCTACGGGCTGCTGCGCGCGGGCATCGAGCCCACGGAATAG